From one Colletotrichum destructivum chromosome 3, complete sequence genomic stretch:
- a CDS encoding Putative large ribosomal subunit protein eL38, protein MVRASLRASERSLSPGVHPTKSFLPSKSKTTQRQSLHPTRQDSPPAVAKSPSNTAKMPREIGDIKQFIEIARRKDASSARIKRSNKNAQIKFKVRCQRHLYTLVLKDSDKAEKLKQSLPPQLQIKDVAKKNPKGKSA, encoded by the exons ATGGTCCGTGCATCTTTGCGGGCGAGCGagcgctctctctcgccagGGGTCCATCCCACAAAATCATTTTTGCCCTCCAAATCCAAAACCACGCAAAGACAATCACTCCATCCGACCAGACAAGACTCCCctcccgccgtcgccaaaTCCCCCTCAAATACCGCCAAGATGCCTCGCGAAATCGGTGATATCAAGCAG TTCATTGAGATTGCCCGGAGAAAGGACGCTTCCT CCGCTCGCATCAAGCGCAGCAACAAGAACGCCCAGATCAAGTTCAAGGTCCGCTGCCAGCGCCACCTGTACACCCTCGTCCTCAAGGACTccgacaaggccgagaagctcaagcagTCCCTTCCCCCTC AGCTCCAGATCAAGGACGTCGCCAAGAAGAACCCCAAGGGCAAGTCCGCATAA
- a CDS encoding Putative centromere protein I, giving the protein MASPTDNMSVDRPTDDIPLLIRDLVDASGLPAKRRATSIKPTVEKIAASAYDSGLLPEPLSELIDLLTRPNHLDQASLNTLVKNLYPATRLSGDAVLRVVGCLGHGELKPSLVLQSNILKWLIMVYHVIEKPAILSQAYAVLFNLLDTAAIRSQLCHLLALITRRKHVRPFRLQAILNLSRSTGNDPALTGLLRVYKDYYPEIIVSDALRGRASAFKHPDTEWRGRLDQIQRDHSQRAAEAAGQPRNGFSVNHLALRARGGKAFNLPSVHTSEATENSVTLEEIDNADRLAQSIEKIELPNQLAAVLADPLLQKFIALKKDDAVSKRVVHWIDAVLGDVLNGNADDKLFKDTMEILEEYVSRVKETPPVVLGFFAKLFTTWNGVDARAPIMSILQYAPLVAFDGLYITILKPLEECLPPTSESQLALLRLYENLVRRWTFVLRSFDQIPIDAPFDAFYDVMEHAGIVALNLVQASPSVAVHGGVLDLYEQGAASISDPVLQPLLRIANPPAELVYLVFFSHSLTNVSRLCTVLATYKKGFELAMARRQPTMYAPNYVNHFNGFLMDICNCLWRGKAFNDGDKNALGCLNARPVTLRLQRYVEDLVMDLMLPTLFGFSFSPLLSFQAIECIRELEDREVAADENALSTRHAGPVTANSLGRLAEARGLRITWSEYRIIVLRALESKGLGGIPALMKNTMKVLMSSKSVA; this is encoded by the exons ATGGCTTCTCCCACCGACAACATGTCCGTAGACCGACCAACTGACGACATACCTCTCTTGATCCGGGACCTCGTAGACG CCTCCGGCCTACCGGCCAAACGGCGCGCTACCAGCATCAAGCCTACCGTGGAGAAGATTGCGGCCTCGGCCTATGATAGCGGGCTGCTGCCCGAGCCCCTGAGCGAACTCATCGACCTGCTGACGAGGCCGAACCATCTGGACCAGGCAAGCTTGAACACGCTGGTGAAGAATCTGTACCCTGCGACTCGACTATCTGGCGATGCCGTTTTGAGAGTGGTCGGATGTCTGGGGCACGGTGAACTGAAGCCCTCGCTAGTCCTGCAATCGAATATCCTCAAATGGTTAATTATGGTCTATCATGTCATCGAGAAGCCAGCCATCCTGTCACAAGCATATGCTGTGCTGTTTAATCTGCTCGACACAGCCGCCATTCG ATCACAACTGTGTCACTTACTTGCCCTGATAACGCGTCGGAAACATGTCCGGCCCTTCCGACTTCAAGCGAT ACTCAATCTATCGAGAAGCACAGGCAATGACCCCGCCCTGACAGGGCTCCTCCGGGTCTACAAAGATTACTACCCCGAAATCATTGTCAGCGATGCATTACGAGGTAGGGCATCGGCCTTCAAG CATCCTGACACGGAATGGCGAGGGAGACTCGACCAGATCCAAAGAGACCACTCGCAGCGCGCTGCTGAGGCGGCTGGCCAGCCTCGGAATGGCTTCAGTGTCAATCACCTGGCTTTGAGGGCCCGTGGCGGCAAAGCATTTAATCTTCCTTCTGTTCACACCTCAGAAGCTACAGAG AACTCTGTCACCCTGGAAGAGATTGACAATGCCGATCGCCTTGCTCAGTCAATCGAAAAGATCGAGCTTCCCAATCAGCTTGCAGCTGTGTTGGCGGATCCTCTACTTCAGAAATTCATTGCCCTGAAAAAGGATGATGCGGTTTCGAAACGCGTAGTTCATTGGATCGATGCCGTTCTCGGGGATGTTCTCAACGGTaacgccgacgacaagctgTTCAAGGACACAATGGAGATTCTCGAGGAATACGTGTCGCGCGTCAAG GAAACGCCACCTGTCGTCTTGGGCTTCTTTGCCAAGCTCTTCACGACATGGAACGGCGTGGATGCCCGAGCCCCTATCATGAGCATTCTTCAGTACGCACCGCTGGTAGCATTTGATG GGTTATATATCACCATCCTAAAACCCCTGGAAGAGTGCCTCCCTCCCACATCCGAGTCTCAACTGGCTCTTCTCAGGCTCTATGAAAATCTCGTCCGCCGCTGGACCTTTGTCTTGCGTTCTTTCGACCAGATACCCATAGATGCACCCTTCGACGCCTTTTACGACGTCATGGAGCACGCaggcatcgtcgccctcaaCCTTGTTCAAGCCTCCCCGAGTGTCGCTGTCCATGGCGGCGTGCTTGATCTCTACGAACAAGGCGCCGCCAGCATCTCAGACCCAGTTCTCCAGCCCCTGCTCCGCATTGCCAACCCACCAGCCGAGCTCGTCTATCTCGTCTTCTTCAGCCACTCCCTCACCAACGTTTCGCGCCTATGCACCGTCCTGGCCACGTACAAGAAAGGCTTCGAATTGGCCATGGCTAGGCGCCAACCGACGATGTATGCCCCGAATTATGTGAACCACTTTAACGGATTCCTTATGGACATCTGCAACTGTCTCTGGCGTGGCAAGGCCTTCAATGACGGTGACAAGAACGCGCTGGGCTGCCTTAACGCCCGTCCTGTCACCCTGCGCCTGCAAAGGTACGTCGAGGATCTTGTCATGGACCTCATGCTGCCGACACTGTTTGGGTTTTCGTTCTCGCCATTGTTGAGCTTCCAGGCCATCGAATGCATCCGCGAGCTCGAAGACCGTGAGGTGGCAGCGGACGAAAACGCCCTCTCTACACGCCACGCCGGACCCGTCACTGCCAACAGTCTAGGCAGATTGGCCGAGGCACGGGGTCTGCGCATTACGTGGTCCGAGTATAGGATCATTGTGCTGCGGGCGCTGGAGAGCAAGGGACTGGGCGGTATCCCGGCGCTGATGAAGAATACGATGAAGGTGCTCATGAGCTCAAAAAGTGTTGCTTAG
- a CDS encoding Putative AAA+ ATPase domain, P-loop containing nucleoside triphosphate hydrolase: MAQKSPTIDVTDLSYNFPGSTSGLKNISLSVPSRSRTLLIGANGAGKTTLLRLLAGKRLAPQGGISIAGIDPFKDGLEGVTYLGLEWVLNPIVRTDIGVVELLRSVGGDAYPDRRDELVSVLDIDTAWRMHAVSDGERRRVQLAMGLIRPWTILLLDEITVDLDVLSRAEFLGWLRRETEIRDCTIVYATHILDNLAGWPTHLVHMHLGTVREWDTAGKFIAGVEGGTGNSTLGELVLGWLRQDLKDRGPRSQAHIESEGKTYSAGGYGGYGDESDKLK, encoded by the coding sequence ATGGCTCAGAAATCCCCTACCATCGACGTGACTGATCTCAGCTACAACTTCCCGGGCTCCACTTCGGGCCTTAAGAACATCTCTCTGTCGGTGCCCTCGCGCTCGCGTAccctcctcatcggcgccaaTGGCGCTGGCAAGACtaccctcctccgcctcctcgccggcaagcGTCTGGCACCACAGGGCGGCATCTCCATCGCTGGTATCGACCCCTTCAAGGacgggctcgagggcgtcaccTACCTCGGCCTCGAATGGGTCCTGAACCCCATCGTCCGCACCGACATCGGCGTCGTTGAGCTCCTCCgctccgtcggcggcgacgcctACCCCGACCGCCGCGATGAGCTCGTctccgtcctcgacatcgatACTGCCTGGCGCATGCACGCCGTATCTGACGGCGAGCGTCGCCGCGTCCAGCTTGCCATGGGCCTCATCCGCCCCTGGACCatcctcctgctcgacgagatcactgtcgacctcgacgtgCTCAGCCGTGCCGAGTTTCTGGGCTGGCTGCGCCGCGAGACCGAGATCCGGGACTGCACCATCGTCTACGCCACCCAcatcctcgacaacctcgccgGCTGGCCCACCCATCTCGTCCACATGCACCTCGGCACCGTGCGCGAGTGGGACACGGCCGGCAAGttcatcgccggcgtcgagggcggcaccGGTAACAGCaccctcggcgagctggtcCTAGGGTGGCTGCGCCAGGATCTCAAGGACCGCGGCCCGAGATCGCAGGCCCACATTGAGTCTGAGGGCAAGACCTATTCTGCTGGCGGCTACGGTGGCTACGGTGACGAGTCTGATAAACTGAAATGA
- a CDS encoding Putative serine/threonine dehydratase, pyridoxal-phosphate-binding protein → MSTARIQQIPTTMGSLASNSNKPWIETPCVRSAPLSRIAGCNIYLKLENLQPSGSFKSRGIGNFMVRAAESAPGADTHFYCSSGGNAGLACATSAIALKRKATIVVPMTTPALMISKLRLLGAHCIQIGENWAQADRYLREELLTNDPAGVYVPPFDHPHVWDGASTIIDEVILQTPPEVDINAVVCSVGGGGLLSGLAQGIARNKWFGRPTPTLMAVETVGADSLNASVRAGEHVTLPGITSIASSLGATRVATKAWEVARDTPGFHSVTVTDAEAATACVRFVDDARLAVEASCGATIATVYSGTLRKQLGHGVSDEEWAEKTIVLIVCGGSNVTMEILDGYRAKFGIAI, encoded by the exons ATGTCCACAGCGAGAATCCAGCAAATACCTACTACCATGGGTTCACTCGCTTCCAACTCCAATAAGCCATGGATTGAGACACCATGCGTCCGATCGGCACCCCTCTCCCGCATAGCAGGATG CAACATCTACCTCAAGCTCGAGAACCTCCAACCATCAGGGTCTTTCAAGTCCCGCGGCATTGGGAACTTCATggtccgcgccgccgagtcgGCCCCCGGAGCCGATACTCACTTCTACTGCTCgtccggcggcaacgccggcctcgcgTGCGCGACCTCGGCCATCGCCCTCAAGCGCAAGGCCACCATTGTCGTGCCTATGACAACGCCCGCCCTCATGATCTCCAAGCTGCGACTCCTGGGCGCACACTGCATCCAGATCGGCGAGAACTGGGCCCAGGCGGACCGCTACCTCCGTGAGGAGTTGCTAACCAACGACCCAGCGGGCGTCTACGTGCCGCCCTTTGATCACCCGCATGTCTGGGACGGCGCCTCCACCATTATCGACGAGGTGATATTGCAGACCCCCCCAGAAGTCGACATCAACGCAGTGGTGTGCTCcgttggcggtggcggcctGCTCAGCGGCCTCGCGCAGGGCATCGCCCGGAACAAATGGTTCGGCCGGCCTACGCCGACGCTGATGGCGGTCGAGACCGTCGGGGCCGACAGCCTCAACGCCAGCGTGCGCGCCGGAGAGCATGTCACGCTCCCGGGTATCACGTCCATCGCGAGCTCGCTTGGCGCGACGCGTGTTGCGACCAAGGCGTGGGAGGTGGCACGCGACACCCCCGGCTTCCACAGCGTGACGGTGACCGATGCCGaggcggccacggcctgcgtgcgcttcgtcgacgatgcgcgcTTGGCGGTCGAGGCTTCCTGCGGTGCGACAATCGCGACGGTGTACAGCGGCACTCTGCGGAAGCAACTGGGCCATGGCGTGTCGGATGAGGAGTGGGCGGAGAAGACCATCGTGCTCATCGTCTGCGGAGGGTCGAACGTCACCATGGAGATCCTGGACGGATACCGTGCCAAATTCGGCATTGCCATCTAG
- a CDS encoding Putative ribosomal protein uS5 domain 2-type superfamily, with amino-acid sequence MAVLAPETRNGVDTVAVHGVPAASYVNGNGNLATRLKLDRKQSSPMMPAFMVSAPGKVIVFGEHAVVHGKAAIAAAISLRSYLLVTSLSKSRRTVSLRFPDIDLQHTWNIDDLPWETFQRPDKKKYYYDLVTELDPDLVAAIQPHLAEVSPHKSEEVRKVHQNSASAFLYIFLSLGHQSFTGCLYTLRSTIPIGAGLGSSASIAVCLAAALLLQLRTLSGPHPDQPPDEARLQVERINRWAFVCEMCIHGNPSGVDNTVSTQGKAVVFQRTDYNKPPAVRPLWDFPELPLLLVDTKQAKSTAFEVAKVGTLKKTHPLLVGSILDAIDKVTIAADTLIGGDKFDNEESESLRKVGELMTINHGLLVSLGVSHPRLERVRELVDHEGIGWTKLTGAGGGGCSITLLKPDVATEKLARLETQLEDEGYEKFETTLGGDGVGVLWPAVLKNGMDEDNDGGMEIDQESFLNADGNVGVEKLVGVHGGVGEREGWKFWRVESR; translated from the exons ATGGCTGTACTTGCTCCAGAGACACGGAACGGTGtcgacaccgtcgccgtACATGGCGTGCCGGCCGCCTCATATGTaaacggcaacggcaacctGGCCACCCGTCTCAAGTTGGACCGCAAGCAGTCGAGCCCCATGATGCCTGCTTTCATGGTCTCCGCGCCTGGCAAGGTCATTGTCTTTGGAGAACACGCCGTGGTTCACGGCAAG GCCGCAATCGCCGCTGCCATTTCTCTGCGCTCATACCTCCTCGTCACATCCCTCTCCAAGTCGAGGAGAACGGTCTCGTTGCGCTTCCCGGACATCGACCTGCAACACACGTGGAACATTGACGACCTGCCCTGGGAGACCTTTCAACGTCCCGATAAGAAGAAATACTACTACGACCTCGTGACGGAGCTTGATCCAGATCTAGTCGCAGCCATCCAGCCACATCTTGCAGAGGTATCACCACACAAGTCGGAAGAAGTGCGCAAAGTGCACCAAaactctgcctctgcctttCTGTAcatcttcctctctctgGGCCACCAATCCTTCACCGGATGTCTCTACACTCTGCGATCAACGATccccatcggcgccggcctgggcagcagcgcctccatcgccgtTTGTCTGGCGGCGGCCCTTCTCCTGCAGCTGCGCACATTGTCGGGCCCACACCCGGATCAACCCCCTGACGAGGCGCGGTTGCAAGTGGAGAGAATCAACAGATGGGCATTTGTCTGCGAGATGTGCATACACGGAAATCCTTCGGGCGTGGATAACACCGTGTCAACGCAGGGTAAGGCTGTGGTTTTCCAACGGACAGATTACAACAAGCCCCCTGCGGTGCGGCCTCTTTGGGACTTCCCTGAACTGCCCCTCCTTCTGGTCGACACGAAGCAGGCCAAGTCGACAGCCTTTGAAGTAGCTAAGGTCGGCACGCTCAAGAAGACACATCCCCTGCTTGTGGGCAGCATACTGGATGCCATCGACAAGGTGACCATTGCCGCAGACACGCTTATCGGCGGGGACAAGTTCGACAACGAGGAGTCGGAAAGTCTCCGCAAAGTGGGAGAGCTGATGACTATCAACCACGGCTTGCTAGTCTCCTTGGGAGTATCACACCCGCGTCTCGAGCGGGTACGAGAGTTGGTGGACCACGAGGGCATTGGGTGGACAAAGCTGaccggcgctggcggcggcggttgctCCATAACACTGCTCAAGCCCGACGTGGCCACGGAAAAGCTCGCACGGCTGGAGACCCAGCTAGAGGATGAAGGCTACGAAAAATTCGAGACGACTCtcggcggtgatggtgttggcgtGCTCTGGCCAGCCGTCCTCAAGAATGGAatggacgaggacaacgaTGGCGGCATGGAAATCGATCAGGAGAGCTTCCTGAATGCCGACGGCAACGTGGGCGTCGAGAAACTGGTCGGCGTTCATGGGGGCGTGGGTGAGCGTGAGGGGTGGAAGTTCTGGAGAGTCGAGAGTCGATGA
- a CDS encoding Putative aminoacyl-tRNA synthetase, class Ia, anticodon-binding, methionyl-tRNA synthetase, which yields MRPVRLPVALAFRRRYVPAVRPSWVCPSCSHGQTWRQRFMSSDSKSDKPYYVTTPIFYVNASPHVGHMYSMLLADVLKRWQVLKGRPAVLCTGTDEHGSKVQQAAARGGVAPKEFCDTTAEKFRDLARAIGMDNDYFIRTTDPDHKDAVQYFWHLLKKRGYIYESKHEGWYCVSDECFYAAQEIERKVMPQTGSTVMASIESGNEVEWVEEKNYHFRMTALKERLLEFYAANPDWIVPRTRMNEVIAWVSNNLEDLSISRPVQRLDWGVRVPDDPTQTIYVWIDALINYLTKAGFPGWQPGREHEGGWPADVHVIGKDIVRFHGVYWPALLMALDLPLPKQLLTHAHWTLGKRKMSKSLGNVVNPFFAIDRWGLDTMRYFMMRDGGIEKDADYENSVVMARYHKDLQSTLGNLVSRVARSKVWKIRDSVAWAGENSASLGQSFTASESLKAIVNEMAATMSKHMDELDPNAAIRSVFSVLAEANKYISDTAPWELTKSTKTEDQAALHEIIYFTSETVRCAGILLQPIMPAKMGTLLDILGVPVDRRGFEHAALGADLTYGTPVTDPGRPGEWGSLFPPQPAES from the exons ATGAGACCTGTGAGGCTTCCCGTAGCTTTGGCTTTCCGCCGTCGCTATGTGCCGGCGGTACGGCCATCGTGGGTCTGCCCATCGTGCAGCCATGGCCAGACATGGCGACAACGGTTCATGAGCTCCGACAGCAAGAGCGACAAGCCATACTACGTGACGACGCCGATTTTCTACGTCAATGCAT CACCGCACGTCGGTCACATGTACTCGATGCTCCTTGCCGACGTCTTGAAACGCTGGCAAGTCCTCAAAGGCCGGCCTGCGGTTCTCTGCACCGGTACCGATGAGCACGGCTCCAAGGtgcagcaggcggcggcgcgaggCGGCGTGGCACCCAAGGAGTTCTGCGAtacgacggccgagaagtTCCGGGACCTGGCGCGGGCGATTGGCATGGACAATGACTACTTCATCCGTACGACGGACCCGGACCACAAGGATGCAGTGCAGTACTTCTGGCACCTTTTGAAGAAGAGGGGCTACATTTACGAGTCCAAACATGAGGGATGGTACTGCGTCAGCGACGAGTGCTTCTATGCAGCCCAAGAGATCGAGCGAAAGGTGATGCCGCAGACGGGGAGCACAGTGATGGCTTCGATCGAGTCCGGGAACGAGGTCGAGTgggtcgaggagaagaactACCACTTCCGCATGACGGCGTTGAAGGAGAGGCTGTTGGAATTCTACGCGGCAAACCCGGACTGGATCGTGCCGAGGACGCGTATGAATGAGGTGATCGCCTGGGTGTCGAACAACCTCGAAGACCTCTCCATCTCGCGGCCGGTACAGAGGCTGGACTGGGGCGTGCGCGTGCCTGACGACCCGACGCAGACCATCTATGTATGGATCGATGCGCTCATCAACTACCTCACCAAGGCAGGCTTCCCCGGGTGGCAACCGGGCCGCGAACACGAGGGCGGATGGCCCGCGGACGTGCACGTCATCGGCAAAGACATTGTACGGTTCCACGGCGTGTACTGGCCGGCGCTTCTCATGGCGCTGgacctgccgctgccgaaACAGCTACTGACTCACGCGCACTGGACGTTgggaaagaggaagatgTCCAAGTCACTGGGCAATGTGGTGAACCCGTTCTTCGCGATTGACCGCTGGGGATTGGACACAATGAGGTACTTCATGAtgcgcgacggcggcatcgagaagGATGCCGACTACGAGAACTCGGTCGTCATGGCGAGGTATCACAAGGACCTGCAGTCAACACTGGGCAACCTAGTGAGCCGGGTCGCTAGGAGCAAGGTGTGGAAGATCAGGGACTCGGTGGCATGGGCGGGTGAGAATAGCGCATCCTTGGGGCAGAGTTTCACAGCGAGCGAGTCGCTGAAGGCGATAGTCAACGAGATGGCGGCCACCATGTCGAAGCACATGGACGAACTGGACCCCAACGCCGCAATACGCAGCGTTTTCAGCGTTCTCGCTGAG GCGAACAAGTACATCTCCGACACGGCCCCATGGGAGCTGACCAAATCAACGAAGACCGAAGACCAGGCCGCACTGCATGAGATCATCTACTTCACCTCGGAGACCGTTCGCTGCGCGggcatcctcctccagcCCATCATGCCGGCCAAGATGGGCACCTTGCTGGACATCCTTGGTGTTCCGGTCGATAGGCGCGGGTTTGAGCACGCGGCTTTGGGCGCAGACCTGACGTACGGCACGCCGGTGACTGATCCGGGACGGCCCGGGGAGTGGGGGAGCCTCTTCCCGCCGCAGCCTGCAGAGAGTTGA
- a CDS encoding Putative nuclear transport factor 2, NTF2-like domain superfamily, whose amino-acid sequence MSLPSRETEMRASADAASNFADAYYEALNRRKPAGTLTNFYTTTCSKYPSQPEISINGAVLQGGPDEYVALLDTQGEDVRYEIESLDAHVVNNDFSLGCPEHLLRGDEKGAKCSIAAQVTGRVFYGKGRDAPAKTFNEVFVLVPNWDTFGKNPPRGARRWLIMSQNFRAL is encoded by the exons ATGTCGCTCCCCTCTCGCGAAACGGAAATGAGAGCGTCTGCCGACG CGGCCTCAAACTTCGCCGACGCCTACTACGAAGCCCTCAACCGCCGCAAGCCTGCCGGCACCCTGACAAACTTCTACACGACAACCTGCTCCAAGTACCCCTCGCAGCCCGAGATCTCCATTAACGGCGCCGTCCTGCAGGGCGGGCCTGACGAGtacgtcgccctcctcgacaccCAGGGCGAGGACGTACGCTACGAGATCGAGTCGCTCGACGCCCACGTCGTCAACAATGACTTCTCCCTGGGATGCCCCGAGCACCTGCTGCGCGGGGACGAGAAGGGTGCCAAGTGCAGCATCGCCGCCCAGGTCACCGGCCGCGTCTTTTACGGCAAGGGCCGCGATGCGCCGGCCAAGACATTCAACGAGGTTTTCGTGCTGGTGCCAAACTGGGACACGTTTGGCAAGAACCCGCCGAGAGGCGCAAGGCGCTGGTTGATCATGAGCCAGAACTTCCGCGCGTTGTAA
- a CDS encoding Putative GNAT domain, acyl-CoA N-acyltransferase, N-acetyltransferase 9: MRLNEHTAIVTPGVTLVPYEARHVERYHEWMSDPDIQEATASEPLTLEEEYENQQSWRTSHDKLTFIICQPLPVSSRTKTETVQAGDVDTSERMVGDINFFIYPSDDDDDDDRDNDGATRIANEASYVGEVDVMIASKEHRGKGVGHAAVTTLLTYVHRNRARILAEHVNGEGKAGKGNAPELKGLMVKIKEGNSASIALFRRLGFVQKGEVNYFGEIQMVLRDLEEFVTSSAGEMAVLEYREVAYSR, encoded by the exons ATGAGGCTGAATGAACACACAG CCATCGTGACGCCGGGGGTGACTCTGGTCCCCTACGAGGCGAGACATGTGGAGCGGTATCATGAGTGGATGAGTGACCCG GATATCCAGGAAGCCACGGCCTCGGAACCGCTgacgctcgaggaggagtaCGAGAACCAACAGTCGTGGCGGACGTCACACGACAAGCTCACCTTCATCATCTGTCAACCGCTGCCTGTCTCATCCAGAACGAAAACCGAGACGGTGCAGGCCGGGGATGTCGACACCTCGGAGCGCATGGTTGGCGACATCAACTTCTTCATCTACCccagcgacgatgacgacgacgacgataggGACAACGACGGCGCGACTCGGATCGCGAACGAGGCCTCGTACGTCGGCGAGGTGGATGTCATGATCGCATCCAAAGAGCATCGCGGCAAGGGTGTTGGACACGCCGCGGTGACGACACTCCTGACATACGTGCACCGCAACAGGGCACGCATCCTGGCGGAGCacgtcaacggcgagggcaaggccggcaagggAAACGCGCCGGAGCTCAAGGGCTTGATGGTTAAGATCAAGGAGGGGAACTCGGCGAGCATCGCGCTGTTCCGGCGGCTGGGCTTCGTGCAGAAGGGGGAGGTGAATTACTTTGGGGAGATCCAGATGGTGTTGCGGGATCTGGAGGAGTTTGTGACGTCTTCTGCCGGGGAGATGGCCGTGCTGGAATATCGTGAGGTCGCATACTCGAGATGA
- a CDS encoding Putative DNA polymerase alpha/delta/epsilon, subunit B, DNA polymerase delta/II small subunit family translates to MVTLEEATALLQKPADAAAASSTLSRDPSRYKPLNSFALPKERSYQQQYADIYFLRLTSIRPAVDAAAAEAWNGTVIGGEEAKHVNRVLDVRQGELCWVTGTVYIDMALKPNILEDVSKDRWISAPISTDRYYSNEDDEDMIMLEDDSGRIRLVGDVLKSIHLVTGTIIGVMGSENANGELEVIDVKFPDLAPQPSRWTLTDSPSEDHNMSGTSTPSQRPSSKIAIVSGLSFSGGDASYALELSLLLEFLLGEALTPAAQSSELAHVSRLIIAGNSIDSSTSTPTTTNPAPKTATSKKYGYDASAYNPLPSQLLDDFLADLLPSIPVTLIPGAEDPANASYPQQPIHPAMFPRSRPYCAAPGAKETGWLDTTTNPWEAEVDGWRVLGTGGQNVDDVFKYVDSDDRLGMMEAMCRWRCSAPTAPDTLWAYPFQDDDPFVMKAAPHLYFVGCQPEFSTKVIQGDNGQQVRLITVPSFAETKELVLVDTETLEVSKVKIMAATATAS, encoded by the exons ATGGTAACTCTCGAAGAAGCTACCGCGCTTCTCCAAAAGCCGGC cgatgctgccgccgcctcatcGACACTCAGTCGAGATCCCTCCCGCTACAAACCTCTCAACAGTTTCGCCCTGCCCAAGGAGCGCTCATACCAACAGCAGTATGCCGACATTTACTTCCTGCGTCTCACCTCTATTCGGcccgccgttgacgccgccgctgccgaggccTGGAATggcaccgtcatcggcggggaggaggccaagcacGTCAACCGTGTTCTTGACGTCCGCCAGGGCGAGCTCTGTTGGGTGACAGGCACCGTCTACATTGACATGGCTCTGAAGCCGAACATCCTCGAGGACGTTTCCAAGGAT CGCTGGATCTCAGCTCCCATTTCTACGGACCGCTACTACTCGaatgaggacgacgaggacatgaTAATGCTCGAGGATGACTCGGGTCGCATCCGCCTTGTTGGCGACGTCCTCAAGTCCATCCACCTCGTCACTGGCACAATCATCGGCGTTATGGGCTCCGAGAACGCAAACGGTGAGCTCGAGGTCATCGACGTCAAGTTTCCGGACCTCGCCCCGCAGCCTTCCCGCTGGACCCTTACCGACAGCCCCTCCGAAGACCACAACATGTCCGGTACCTCTACCCCGTCCCAACGACCCTCGTCCAAAATCGCCATTGTCTCGGgcctctccttctcgggcGGTGACGCATCCTATGCTCTCGagctctccctccttcttgaattcctcctcggcgaggccctcACCCCTGCAGCCCAGTCCTCAGAGCTCGCCCATGTGTCCCGCCTCATCATCGCGGGAAACTCCATCGACTCCTCTACCtccacacccaccaccacgaACCCGGCTCCCAAGACGGCGACCAGCAAGAAATACGGCTACGACGCCAGCGCCTACAACCCGCTCCCCAGCCAGCTCTTAGacgacttcctcgccgacctgctcccctccatccccgtCACCCTTATCCCCGGCGCTGAGGACCCCGCCAACGCGAGTTATCCACAGCAGCCCATCCATCCGGCCATGTTCCCGCGCTCGAGACCTTACTGCGCTGCGCCCGGCGCCAAGGAGACCGGTTGGCTCGACACCACGACGAACCCCTGGGAGGCCGAAGTGGACGGGTGGAGGgtcctcggcaccggcggccaGAATGTCGACGACGTGTTTAAGTACGTTGACAGTGACGACCGGCTGGGCATGATGGAGGCCATGTGCAGGTGGCGTTGCAGCGCACCTACCGCCCCCGACACACTTT GGGCCTACCCCTTCCAAGATGACGATCCCTTCGTCATGAAGGCCGCCCCTCACCTATACTTCGTCGGGTGCCAGCCTGAGTTCTCGACAAAAGTCATTCAGGGCGACAACGGCCAGCAGGTCCGGCTCATCACCGTGCCATCTTTTGCGGAGACCAAGGAGCTGGTTCTGGTAGACACGGAAACATTGGAGGTTTCCAAGGTCAAAATCATGGCGGCAACTGCGACAGCGTCATGA